AAGGTGAAGGTGAAGAAGTAGAAAAACTCACTAAAGAAGCTCTCAACAGAGGAATTGCCCCTAAAGATATATTGACTGATTCATTACTGAAAGGCATGACTAAAGCTGGAGAAATGTTTAAAGAAAAAACTCTTACTATGTATGATGTATTGGAAGCAGCAAAGACTATGGAAAAGAGTGTAAAGATATTAAAGCCTCTTCTTAAAGATGGGGATATGATAAAAAAAGGAAAAATACTGACAGGAAGTGTTCAGGGAGATTTTCATGATATAGGAAAAAATTTATGTATATTAATGTTGGAAAGTAATGGATTTCAAGTAATAGATATGGGAGTAGATGTTCCACAGGAAAAAATAGAGGAAG
Above is a window of Fusobacterium varium DNA encoding:
- the metH_4 gene encoding Methionine synthase, translated to MENILEIISEKLIKGEGEEVEKLTKEALNRGIAPKDILTDSLLKGMTKAGEMFKEKTLTMYDVLEAAKTMEKSVKILKPLLKDGDMIKKGKILTGSVQGDFHDIGKNLCILMLESNGFQVIDMGVDVPQEKIEEDIKKYSPDILMLSAMIAPTMEVMKMTVKYLRDKGVIENLKIMVGGAPLTEEIAASMGAYYSADAVSAVEVARKLLNI